CGCGTGGCGCCTGGCCCCCCGCATCGATGCCCGCCTGTCGCTGTACCGCGACGCGGGCGACGGATGGCGCGAGCAGAGCCTGCGCGCCGACCTCTCGTACCTGTTCTGAGCCATGCCCAGCTTTCCGAGCCACCGCCCCCGCCGCCTGCGCCGCAGCGAGACGATCCGCTCGCTCGTGCGCGAGACGTCGCTGCATCCCTCCGACCTGATCCTTCCGCTCTTCGTGGTGCCGGGGGAGGGAGTGCGCCGCCCCATCGGCTCCATGGCGGGGGTGGAGCAGACCTCGGCCGACGAGCTGCTGCGCGACGCGGAGGAGGCGCTGCGGCTGGGGATCGGCGGCGTGCTCCTCTTCGGCATCCCGGAGCACAAAGACGAGACGGGGAGCAGCGGCTACGGGCCGGACAACGTGGTGTCGCAGGTGGTGCGGCGGCTCAAGCGCGAGCTTCCCGGGCTGCTGGTGATGACCGACGTGTGCCTGTGCGAGTACACCAGCCACGGGCACTGCGGCGTGATCCAGGGCGGCGACGTGGACAACGACGCCACCGTCCCCCTGCTGGCGCGGATGGCGGTGGCGCACGCGGACGCGGGTGCCGACGTGGTGGCGCCGTCGGACATGATGGACGGCCGCGTGGGGGCGATCCGCGCGGCGCTGGACGAGGCGGGGCACACGGGGGTGGCGATCATGGCGTATTCGGCCAAGTACGCTTCCGCCTTCTACGGCCCCTTTCGCGACGTGGCGGAGAGCGCCCCCACCTTTGGCGACCGGCGTACGGCGCAGATGGACCCCGGCAACGTGCTGGAGGCGCTGCGCGAGGCCCGCCTGGACGTGGACGAGGGGGCGGACATCGTGATGGTGAAGCCCGCCCTGGCGTACCTGGACGTCATCCACCGCGTGAAGGCGGAGACCGGCTACCCCGTGTGCGCCTACCACGTCTCGGGCGAGTACGCCATGATCGTGGCCGCGGCGGAGCGCGGGTGGATCGACGGGGACCGCGCCCACGTGGAGGCGCTGACTTCCATCAAGCGGGCCGGCGCGGACATGGTGATCAGCTATTACGCGCGGCAGTTCGCACGGCGCCACCGCGGGTGAGGGGCGCGGCGGTTGTCACACCGCGGACCAATCCGGCGTTGTGCCAGGCGTCGTACTGAGGCGGGCACGGGCACCATTCGTGCTACCGCGGCGCCCCGCGTGACGCGGACGGGGGTGTAAGCGTCAGGTTCGGGTGCACCGCTCGTCCAGGGGTCTCACCAGGCGCGCAATTTTTCCAGGACAGCCCTTTCGGATGGACATAAAGACGTCAAGCGGCACCCGGGTGAAACGTGCTGCGCGGGAGGATCGCGCCGCGCTGCCGGGCGTGCCTTTCCACGACGTGCGCCTGCGCCGCGAGC
The window above is part of the Longimicrobium sp. genome. Proteins encoded here:
- the hemB gene encoding porphobilinogen synthase — translated: MPSFPSHRPRRLRRSETIRSLVRETSLHPSDLILPLFVVPGEGVRRPIGSMAGVEQTSADELLRDAEEALRLGIGGVLLFGIPEHKDETGSSGYGPDNVVSQVVRRLKRELPGLLVMTDVCLCEYTSHGHCGVIQGGDVDNDATVPLLARMAVAHADAGADVVAPSDMMDGRVGAIRAALDEAGHTGVAIMAYSAKYASAFYGPFRDVAESAPTFGDRRTAQMDPGNVLEALREARLDVDEGADIVMVKPALAYLDVIHRVKAETGYPVCAYHVSGEYAMIVAAAERGWIDGDRAHVEALTSIKRAGADMVISYYARQFARRHRG